The Arachis ipaensis cultivar K30076 chromosome B05, Araip1.1, whole genome shotgun sequence nucleotide sequence CGCCGCATTTCTTCTTTAGGAGATACTGCTTTTCCTTTCATCTATGTTCTCTGTGTGACAGTGTTGTTCATGGCATTGGAGTCACGTTGATTGAGCCATTGCACTACTCATCGTTTTTCAATCGTGACATGATAAATGGCTATCCAGACGATTTCGAAAGGTGAGTGGCCTCACATGTTACTTTTCATCTATTAAAGTTGCAAGTAACATTATAGGAATCAATGTCAAATTTACGCAGAAGTTTTAAATAGTTAAGAAGTAAAAAATTGGAACGATGATAGTTTGTTCAAATttgattttttctaattttttagttttgaaaatatatattttacattGTGCCACCACTAGCATACAAATGGATAATTAAATCCGAAAGATCAAAATAATGGTAGGTGAATGGACTATGGAGTGAGGCCATTTAATATTTTTCCTTGTCAACATATTTTGCTTGTTACCATCTGAGAAAGAGATTGAATGGGCATAGCTAGTCTCTGTTTGGTATTTTACTTTTTGGTTgagagaggaaagtgaaaattatcaaaacaagaattttgtCCTCTCTAATTGTCAAGAATCATGGAATAGTATCTTATTGTTTCTTTGCTCTTCAGGTTCTCCTATTTTTCTCGCGCCTCACTGGATTATATAGTAAAATGTGGGAAGCAGCCTGATGTATTGCATCTGCATAACTGGGAGACTGCTATTGTTGGGCCTCTTTTCTGGGATATATTCGCTAATCAGGTTTCTGATTTTTAGTTAATTGTATCTTTTGAATATTTTCAACTGTGCCAAGAAAAGGATTTGGATAGTGATGAAACTTTTTTTTCCCTCAAGATTCAATAAAATATTCACTTCAAGGACAGATCAGTTTTCTTGATTCTTGGAatataactcaaaaaataaaaacttaagtCTTGAAAGCTGAAGATGGTTTTTTTTCTTGGGAACATCTTGAGATAATGCCATTTGACCCTAATGAGATTTCAATAATCTTTTTTAGGGACTTGAGAATACCAGAATTTTACTGACATGCCACGGCTTCAATTCACAGGCTAGTAGGTTATCTTAATCTTGACATTTCTTCCATCTGaaatttgcattttttttttttggttgcccacggtatcccccaacccgacaggtcaaggactaatccgtcgcggatctgagctccatttaagggtctgccgctggccaatgggttgctgcatgcacaaggcgggattcgaacccccgacacttgcttaagcggacgagtgagctgaccactcgaccaacccaagttggttgaaatttgcatttaatttgcaGGAAATTTACACACTATGATAATATATCCACCATGATGTCTTCTTACTTTCCATATTTCTATTGACTAGTGTAAAGTTGTTTTACATTGTCAATGCAAAGAAATTATTCTCTTTTGCTTATGGAGTTATGTTTTCTTTGGTACATGTCAATCTTATAATTACTTGATGTACCATATATGTTATAGTGTACTGAGCAACCAGATAAATTGGCGTTATGTGGGCTTGATCCTGAAAGACTTAATCTTCCTGATCGTTTGCAAGACAACATCAACATGGAACGTGTCAATATTTTGAAGGTAAAGTTACTTAGTCTTCTCCTACTCTTGATCTTTTCAAACAATTGCAAGATTCTTATTGAAAAACTCACCAGGCTTTTCTTTTCTAGCTCTAGAATCAGATGCATCACTTTAATACCAAGAGTAAAAGGTGTACACATAAAGTTGTGCGTATAACATTCCTCCTTTTCCCATTTCATGAGGATTCATAAGAAGCCTAGAACTTTCTCTTCTACCTTAGTATTAAATTGTGAATTTAAAGAATCATTTTAGTTTGTATCTCATAGCAAGGCAGGGTCATTATTCTCTTGTAAGTGGGACAGAATAAATGCTTCTGCTTGCAGGTTAATTTTTGCGGACAATCAACTTGTTTGCTAGATTAATACCCCGTCAAGCTGCAGTCATTAATTGTTGAATGATATCATATGATAAACCAAAAAACATTTTAGAAACTTGAAGCGTATATCCACTTATGACTTGTCCATCACTGAGTATTCTGTCAAATTTGCAGGGGGGAGTCGTCTATTCGAATAAAGTTTTAATAATGTCATCTGTCCATCCGAAACACACAATGGTTCATAATCTGAGTCACGGACTAGAACCTACTTTAAATATTCATTGGTAAGTATCTTGTTGTCACACTTCTCCTCTCTTGTATAATGATGAGGTGGGGATGTTCAGTATCCTTGCAAATCAGTATGAAATTGACAGTTATCTTAGCAGAGGGAACTGGTTGAAGGAAAGTTGTGTTTGGTTGCAGGGACAAGTTGGCCATTACTCCCTATGGATTTGACAAATCAACATGGAATCCTTCATCAGACTCTTTTCTACCAGAAAATTTTAATGCTGAAAATATGAATGGAAAAGTTGTTTGCAAACTTACATTGCAGCAGCGGCTGGGGTTATCTGAACGTGCTTCTAATATTCTTGCAAGTGTCTTGCCCCTTGTTGCTTTTAACCCTTGCTTGTTTGTGTGCTATACCATATGCTAGCAGGGTTATACAAGACCTAGTTTCATGAAATACATCAAGCCATTTGTTTCATGCTAATTAAAGCTCAAACACACTTCAAATATTTAGTTTGTGGACAACGAATTATTCTATGCTTTACTGTTAAAGTTGTACATGTGTTGATTTTTCAGTGTTTAACACCTTGTGGCATTGGCTCTTCACTAGGAATCGGAATTATGGAATTAACATTTCCATCAAATAGTAGTGCGGTTTGCCGCTTAGGTTAACTGCAAACAAGATCTACTTGTATGTAATTTGAAGAATTTGGAGATAAAATGGAAAAAATATGAAAGTAGAATACAACTCATGCCTCTATTCACTCCCTAAGCtgtttttatagaaattttcatTGATTTGTTTGTGACCAAATTAAGTTTAGGGTGGACTTATTCGAGTATTGTTTTCTTAATAGTAACTTTTATAATTAGCACATGCTGTATTAATAGATTTTGCACACATGGTTTTACTTGGCTTGTTTGCTCCAAATTTTCTTTCTCAGGTTGCATGCATTTTTCCGAAAGGAGCTGAACTTGATGTGCAAAAAGTGAAGGGCATTATCTTGCATGCTAGGCAGCAGAACATCCAGGTTGCTACTTCTATAGAACATTAGAACTTGTACTTTCTCAGTAGTGGTGATAAGAGGAAGGTCATAACATAGCACAGAATGCATATGAATTTTCTGTTGGCTCATCAAACAAACATAAGATTTATTGGtggacattttttttttcaataatgaAATATACCACAAAGCAAAGGTTCTGTATGAAATGGTTCTGGCAATGGAAAATCCTTCTCCGGGAGGATTTACCATTGAGGATCAGTTTTTTGTTTATTGATATATTTCAATTCTGTGCAGTTTATATTCATGGGGACTAATGAAAGATCAGTGATGAACCAGACACTGGAAGGGCTTAAGCAGGAGATCAAGGTAGCTTCTAGATTACCCTCATTTTCTTGAGTGTATTTCTTGATTACCATGGCAAAGCACCGAATCTCGGTTCTCAGTCTAGCTCCCTTGTCAAATAGCTGGGGCATATCTTGAATGAAAATTTAAATGCCATTTATGTGGTGTTTTAATTTCCTTAATTTTGATATTACGTATTAATATTTATTATGTCACGCCATGCGACGTCTTCTATTAATTATTTGGTGATATGCAGGATAAAAATATGCGAATCGTGGTCAAATACGATGAAGCTCTGTTGCATTTAGTCTTTGCAGGATCTGACATCATCTTGTGCCAATCTTTTCTTGATCCTACTGATGAAATCCCAGTAAGAGCTTCTTCTCCTGTCATCCTTTTAACTTTGATGACATACTACACATAAAGTATTTCTAGAAGGTTCATATTGCAAGTTATTTTCCCTCTGGTGAATGTTTAGCATTTGATTGTTATGAATTTACATATTTTGATGTAGCATTAAAAGCATAATCTAGGAAGAGAGTATAGTTTGAAGTGGAAGTTTTCATGTATTGTTATTTGGTAGAGTAATATGTGATAGGATTTTCATATTTTGCATGTGTAGCTCAAAGCATTAAGATATGGAGCAGCTCCAATAACACATCTTTGTGAAGCTACTACAAACAGGTAATCATTGTCCCATAATAGGAATTTCGAAAAATCTATCGCGATCGCTTTTTGTACATTCTTAGATCAATGTATTTCGATTTATTTATACCCAAATACATTAATCTAAAGATTTACAGAAAAGAATGACAGTAACAGATAAAAGTAAAGTACATATTTTTTGTATATATACTTTGTGATACTTGCATAATTTATTTATACAAGAGCTATACTTTTTGATAGGAACTTCATGAACCATGACCAAGAGGCCACTAAGTATTCACAGTTAATCAACTCAAGCTTTGGAAACATGTCTCTTAGCTTTGCCGTTGATGAAATTGTATGTAGTTTCTGATCATCATTTTATCTTTCCAAGTTTATGTTGTATAGTTAAATATTAAAGAACACTGATCAATTGTTTTCACTTTCATGTGTCCATAGAGGAATAACCCATCAAAGTGGAGACAAAGAATGATGGAAGCAATGACACAAGACTTTTCATGGGATGGTGAATGCTATGATGCTCATGTTGAAGCATACTCAGCTATTAAGAACTTGTGAACTAGGTCTcatatttatgtattttattttattttattttatttttggtgtttaTTTATCATCAATAATTAAGTTATCAGCTCCAAGAAACATTTGTAGTAGCGAAAATCCATCAAGTTACAATGattgaaaataagaaatattgatatattctttttaaaaattaataaagataTGTGTGTTAAAGTTTATAGTCATGTATTAAAAACAATCATTTACGTTTGAAATTGTTATAATTaatcattaattttttataaGTGAGTATCACTTTCCATTATGATTTTTGGATCGATGAAAAATAATCTCTATTTTACTTACGCTTTATTGATAACACGTTTTAATCTAAGTAACTTTCAAGGAAaggaaatatatatatacacatatataccaACAGCTTAAAACTTGAAGTTTATTAGTATGATTATGGCTCAATTTTTTGGTTGTAGAAACTTCGTTTGTGTTGTGCATGATTATGGGTTCTTTGGGTGCTACACTAATGTGTGGGATAGCTTTTACTCAGTAGAACTCGGATCATGTGAGTTCTTTTTATAGAAAAGGTGATGATTAAATCGGAAGGTCcgatttgtattttttaatttttttttatttttgaaaataagaatcggagggtccgatttcaacattaaatttttttttattttctaaaccaTAAATTGGACAGTCCGATTTGCAAAAAAATCGGAGGCATCAATTTATGTAATCCATAGCAACGTAAAACACTTCTCTTCTCACACCATCCTGTGAGACACGTCTCTCTCTCACACGAGAAAGAATTTGCATATGATTATCatatgatataaataaaaaaaattaatttcccgAGAATAATTTTATCATAAAGTTGAAAAAAATGTAATAAGAGCAATAGTTTttatttaacatatataaaacaAAGCTGTTTTCAAAATAAGAGCATGTTGGAATGTTTGGATAACTTGTGTAATTACAAATTATGTTAAAATGAATAGAAAACTTATGCTGTTATTGGTCAAAATTTAAGCTGTTTGAATTTTCATATATATAAgtgataaataattaaatattatatttaacaaATAAAACGGAAAAATgagtatttgtttttctttttcttttaaaaaacaaaaaacaaaaacagctatttttaatttttgaaatattgaccgatagaaggaagaagaaacTGAAACAGGGAGGCACTTGCGTATGTTAGTCGAAGAATTCATCATCCGAAGACTGAATGTGCAGAAAAAATGGCAAGTTCAGCTCAAGACCCCACTCCTTCTTGGTTTACGCCCAAAAGGTACTACCTTCACAAATCTTCTTTCCTATTTCTTTGGGTTTTGTTTTTCCCCCTGCATAATTCCATGTTTTTCTTTCGAAAATTGAGAAACAATTGTTACTCCAGAATTTCCGAGTTCCTAATTTTGTTGTAGTGGATGAATAATGCTATTGATGGCGGAGGCTGATGAGTTGACTTATTGAATTGCTTAATTAATTGACTTGATTTAATTGAATTAAGAAGGTGTGTGTCGTGATTTTCAGGCTTTTGATGATATTCTGTGTAATTAATACGTTAAACTATGTGGATCGTGGAGCTATTGCTAGCAACGGTGTTAATGGAAACCTTGAGATTTGCGACGATTCTGGTATTTGCACTGCCGCTACTGGAATTCA carries:
- the LOC107642309 gene encoding probable starch synthase 4, chloroplastic/amyloplastic isoform X1, with the translated sequence MMATLFNAALGIPSSPCFSFSKQTTLSPLRCLRNNQDVNGFHELRLEINGDKNVEKSKSITGDDRNAKQDIWGMFKEAQQNILYLNKQRLKAIDELNKIKREKQALLSLVEKLEAEKMAGAGRDNQSIFSDLLLRIDSMVLNNVISPGEASELRRLVISHKVGVYDVFNVTANKGDSELLGELRQFSYGRKKSGFHIVHICTEMAPLVPNRSIASYVTGISCALQRKGHLVEVIMPKYASLNLDEVQGLRKLTIEAYSYFNGQLHENRIWTGVVHGIGVTLIEPLHYSSFFNRDMINGYPDDFERFSYFSRASLDYIVKCGKQPDVLHLHNWETAIVGPLFWDIFANQGLENTRILLTCHGFNSQCTEQPDKLALCGLDPERLNLPDRLQDNINMERVNILKGGVVYSNKVLIMSSVHPKHTMVHNLSHGLEPTLNIHWDKLAITPYGFDKSTWNPSSDSFLPENFNAENMNGKVVCKLTLQQRLGLSERASNILVACIFPKGAELDVQKVKGIILHARQQNIQFIFMGTNERSVMNQTLEGLKQEIKDKNMRIVVKYDEALLHLVFAGSDIILCQSFLDPTDEIPLKALRYGAAPITHLCEATTNRNFMNHDQEATKYSQLINSSFGNMSLSFAVDEIRNNPSKWRQRMMEAMTQDFSWDGECYDAHVEAYSAIKNL
- the LOC107642309 gene encoding probable starch synthase 4, chloroplastic/amyloplastic isoform X2, with protein sequence MMATLFNAALWIPSSPCFSFSKQTTLSPLRCLRNNQDVNGYHEHRLEINGDKNVEKSKSITGDDRNAKQDIWGMFKEAQQNILYLNKQRLKAIDELNKIKREKQALLSLVEKLEAEKMAGAGRDNQSIFSDLLLRIDSMVLNNVISPGEASELRRLVISHKVGVYDVFNVTANKGDSELLGELRQFSYGRKKSGFHIVHICTEMAPLVPNRSIASYVTGISCALQRKGHLVEVIMPKYASLNLDEVQGLRKLTIEAYSYFNGQLHENRIWTGVVHGIGVTLIEPLHYSSFFNRDMINGYPDDFERFSYFSRASLDYIVKCGKQPDVLHLHNWETAIVGPLFWDIFANQGLENTRILLTCHGFNSQCTEQPDKLALCGLDPERLNLPDRLQDNINMERVNILKGGVVYSNKVLIMSSVHPKHTMVHNLSHGLEPTLNIHWDKLAITPYGFDKSTWNPSSDSFLPENFNAENMNGKVVCKLTLQQRLGLSERASNILVACIFPKGAELDVQKVKGIILHARQQNIQFIFMGTNERSVMNQTLEGLKQEIKDKNMRIVVKYDEALLHLVFAGSDIILCQSFLDPTDEIPLKALRYGAAPITHLCEATTNRNFMNHDQEATKYSQLINSSFGNMSLSFAVDEIRNNPSKWRQRMMEAMTQDFSWDGECYDAHVEAYSAIKNL
- the LOC107642309 gene encoding probable starch synthase 4, chloroplastic/amyloplastic isoform X3, which encodes MMATLFNAALGIPSSPCFSFSKQTTLSPLRCLRNNQDVNGFHELRLEINGDKNVEKSKSITGDDRNAKQDIWDILYLNKQRLKAIDELNKIKREKQALLSLVEKLEAEKMAGAGRDNQSIFSDLLLRIDSMVLNNVISPGEASELRRLVISHKVGVYDVFNVTANKGDSELLGELRQFSYGRKKSGFHIVHICTEMAPLVPNRSIASYVTGISCALQRKGHLVEVIMPKYASLNLDEVQGLRKLTIEAYSYFNGQLHENRIWTGVVHGIGVTLIEPLHYSSFFNRDMINGYPDDFERFSYFSRASLDYIVKCGKQPDVLHLHNWETAIVGPLFWDIFANQGLENTRILLTCHGFNSQCTEQPDKLALCGLDPERLNLPDRLQDNINMERVNILKGGVVYSNKVLIMSSVHPKHTMVHNLSHGLEPTLNIHWDKLAITPYGFDKSTWNPSSDSFLPENFNAENMNGKVVCKLTLQQRLGLSERASNILVACIFPKGAELDVQKVKGIILHARQQNIQFIFMGTNERSVMNQTLEGLKQEIKDKNMRIVVKYDEALLHLVFAGSDIILCQSFLDPTDEIPLKALRYGAAPITHLCEATTNRNFMNHDQEATKYSQLINSSFGNMSLSFAVDEIRNNPSKWRQRMMEAMTQDFSWDGECYDAHVEAYSAIKNL
- the LOC107642309 gene encoding probable starch synthase 4, chloroplastic/amyloplastic isoform X4 translates to MMATLFNAALWIPSSPCFSFSKQTTLSPLRCLRNNQDVNGYHEHRLEINGDKNVEKSKSITGDDRNAKQDIWDILYLNKQRLKAIDELNKIKREKQALLSLVEKLEAEKMAGAGRDNQSIFSDLLLRIDSMVLNNVISPGEASELRRLVISHKVGVYDVFNVTANKGDSELLGELRQFSYGRKKSGFHIVHICTEMAPLVPNRSIASYVTGISCALQRKGHLVEVIMPKYASLNLDEVQGLRKLTIEAYSYFNGQLHENRIWTGVVHGIGVTLIEPLHYSSFFNRDMINGYPDDFERFSYFSRASLDYIVKCGKQPDVLHLHNWETAIVGPLFWDIFANQGLENTRILLTCHGFNSQCTEQPDKLALCGLDPERLNLPDRLQDNINMERVNILKGGVVYSNKVLIMSSVHPKHTMVHNLSHGLEPTLNIHWDKLAITPYGFDKSTWNPSSDSFLPENFNAENMNGKVVCKLTLQQRLGLSERASNILVACIFPKGAELDVQKVKGIILHARQQNIQFIFMGTNERSVMNQTLEGLKQEIKDKNMRIVVKYDEALLHLVFAGSDIILCQSFLDPTDEIPLKALRYGAAPITHLCEATTNRNFMNHDQEATKYSQLINSSFGNMSLSFAVDEIRNNPSKWRQRMMEAMTQDFSWDGECYDAHVEAYSAIKNL
- the LOC107642309 gene encoding probable starch synthase 4, chloroplastic/amyloplastic isoform X5, with the translated sequence MFKEAQQNILYLNKQRLKAIDELNKIKREKQALLSLVEKLEAEKMAGAGRDNQSIFSDLLLRIDSMVLNNVISPGEASELRRLVISHKVGVYDVFNVTANKGDSELLGELRQFSYGRKKSGFHIVHICTEMAPLVPNRSIASYVTGISCALQRKGHLVEVIMPKYASLNLDEVQGLRKLTIEAYSYFNGQLHENRIWTGVVHGIGVTLIEPLHYSSFFNRDMINGYPDDFERFSYFSRASLDYIVKCGKQPDVLHLHNWETAIVGPLFWDIFANQGLENTRILLTCHGFNSQCTEQPDKLALCGLDPERLNLPDRLQDNINMERVNILKGGVVYSNKVLIMSSVHPKHTMVHNLSHGLEPTLNIHWDKLAITPYGFDKSTWNPSSDSFLPENFNAENMNGKVVCKLTLQQRLGLSERASNILVACIFPKGAELDVQKVKGIILHARQQNIQFIFMGTNERSVMNQTLEGLKQEIKDKNMRIVVKYDEALLHLVFAGSDIILCQSFLDPTDEIPLKALRYGAAPITHLCEATTNRNFMNHDQEATKYSQLINSSFGNMSLSFAVDEIRNNPSKWRQRMMEAMTQDFSWDGECYDAHVEAYSAIKNL
- the LOC107642309 gene encoding probable starch synthase 4, chloroplastic/amyloplastic isoform X6; the protein is MAGAGRDNQSIFSDLLLRIDSMVLNNVISPGEASELRRLVISHKVGVYDVFNVTANKGDSELLGELRQFSYGRKKSGFHIVHICTEMAPLVPNRSIASYVTGISCALQRKGHLVEVIMPKYASLNLDEVQGLRKLTIEAYSYFNGQLHENRIWTGVVHGIGVTLIEPLHYSSFFNRDMINGYPDDFERFSYFSRASLDYIVKCGKQPDVLHLHNWETAIVGPLFWDIFANQGLENTRILLTCHGFNSQCTEQPDKLALCGLDPERLNLPDRLQDNINMERVNILKGGVVYSNKVLIMSSVHPKHTMVHNLSHGLEPTLNIHWDKLAITPYGFDKSTWNPSSDSFLPENFNAENMNGKVVCKLTLQQRLGLSERASNILVACIFPKGAELDVQKVKGIILHARQQNIQFIFMGTNERSVMNQTLEGLKQEIKDKNMRIVVKYDEALLHLVFAGSDIILCQSFLDPTDEIPLKALRYGAAPITHLCEATTNRNFMNHDQEATKYSQLINSSFGNMSLSFAVDEIRNNPSKWRQRMMEAMTQDFSWDGECYDAHVEAYSAIKNL